Proteins encoded in a region of the Piliocolobus tephrosceles isolate RC106 chromosome 18, ASM277652v3, whole genome shotgun sequence genome:
- the GALR1 gene encoding galanin receptor type 1 has translation MELAVGNLSEGNASWPETLAPEPGPLFGIGVENFVTLVVFGLIFALGVLGNSLVITVLARSKPGKPRSTTNLFILNLSIADLAYLLFCIPFQATVYALPTWVLGAFICKFIHYFFTVSMLVSIFTLAAMSVDRYVAIVHSRRSSSLRVSRNALLGVSCIWALSIAMASPVAYHQGLFQPRASNQTFCWEQWPDPRHKKAYVVCTFVFGYLLPLLLICFCYAKVLNHLHKKLKNMSKKSEASKKKTAQTVLVVVVVFGISWLPHHIIHLWAEFGVFPLTPASFLFRITAHCLAYSNSSVNPIIYAFLSENFRKAYKQVFKCRIRKDSHLSDNKENKSRIDTPPSTNCTHV, from the exons ATGGAGCTGGCGGTCGGGAACCTCAGCGAGGGCAACGCGAGCTGGCCGGAGACCTTAGCCCCGGAGCCCGGGCCGCTGTTCGGCATCGGCGTGGAGAACTTCGTCACGCTGGTGGTGTTCGGCCTGATCTTCGCGCTGGGCGTGCTGGGCAACAGCCTAGTGATCACAGTGCTGGCGCGCAGCAAGCCGGGCAAGCCGCGGAGCACCACCAACCTGTTCATCCTCAACCTGAGCATCGCCGACCTGGCCTACCTGCTCTTCTGCATCCCCTTCCAGGCCACGGTGTACGCGCTGCCCACCTGGGTGCTGGGCGCCTTCATCTGCAAGTTCATACACTACTTCTTCACCGTGTCCATGCTGGTCAGCATCTTCACCCTGGCCGCGATGTCCGTGGACCGCTACGTGGCCATCGTGCACTCGCGGCGCTCCTCCTCCCTCAGGGTGTCCCGCAACGCGCTGCTGGGCGTAAGCTGCATCTGGGCGCTGTCCATCGCCATGGCCTCGCCCGTGGCCTACCACCAGGGCCTCTTCCAGCCGCGCGCCAGCAACCAGACTTTCTGCTGGGAGCAGTGGCCTGACCCTCGCCACAAGAAGGCCTATGTGGTGTGCACCTTCGTCTTCGGCTACCTGCTGCCGCTCCTGCTCATCTGCTTCTGCTATGCAAAG GTTCTTAATCATTTGCATAAAAAGTTGAAGAACATGTCAAAGAAGTCTGAAGCATCCAAGAAAAAG ACTGCGCAGACCGTTCTGGTGGTGGTCGTGGTGTTTGGAATCTCCTGGCTGCCGCACCACATCATCCATCTGTGGGCTGAGTTTGGAGTTTTCCCGCTGACCCCGGCTTCCTTCCTCTTCAGAATCACCGCCCACTGCCTGGCGTACAGCAATTCCTCCGTGAATCCTATCATATACGCGTTTCTCTCTGAAAATTTCAGGAAGGCCTATAAGCAAGTGTTCAAGTGTCGCATTCGCAAAGATTCACATCTGAgtgataataaagaaaataaaagtcgaATAGACACCCCACCATCAACCAATTGTACGCATGTGTGA